GTTCCATTCCCGAGTCGTTCAGCGCTTCTTCCGCGGCCAATATGGCAAACTGACTGAAGCGATCTAACCGGCGCAGTTCTTTACGATCAAAATGTTCCAGCGGATCATAATTTTTTACTTCGCATGCAAATTTGGTTTCATAGTCCGATGTGTCAAAAAGTGTAATGGGCGCCGCGCCGTTCTTTCCGCTTAACAGGGCTTCCCACGTTTCTTTTACATTATTGCCTACCGGAGATATGACACCCATTCCGGTAATTACCACCCGTCTTTTCCCCATAAATATTAACCCTTTTGTGAATCTTACTTAACATAAAGTTCTGCAAAATGCACATAATATGTCATTTCGAATCCCGATTTATCAGGTGAAAAATCTTCTAATTTCAACAAAAAGAAAATATTTATCGTCTCCCGCCAGGGCGGGATATTCGAAATAACCTTAAAATTTACATTTAGCAGAACTCTAACTTAACAGAAAAAGGAGGTTCAATTATTTACTGTTTGAACCTCCCTTAGTGTTCGCTTATTCTTTTTCGGCTAATTTTTGTTTCAAATGCTCAATGGCGTCGCCAACCGTACGCATCTTTTCGGCTTCATCTTCCGGAATGGAAATTCCGAATTTGTCTTCAAAAGCCATCACCAGTTCCACCGTATCCAGGCTGTCTGCGCCCAGATCGTCAATAAAAGATGCTTCGGGGGTAACCTGAGATTCATCTACGCCTAATTGCTCAACGATAATTTCCTTGACGGTTGCTTCGATATCCATCTCTCTTCTCCTTGTTGGTTATACGTTACATGAAGTTACATAATCTATTTTTTAAATTGATTGTTTACATAACCAGACCGCCGCTCACAATGAGCGTGGTTCCCGTGACGTACGATGCGGCATCGCTGGCTAAAAAGGCCACCACATTGGCCACGTCTTCCGGGGTGCCGGCCCGCTTTAACGGAATCTGTTTCAGATACTCTTCTTTTACATTTTCTGGCAATTTTTCAGTCATTTCCGTGGCAATGTAACCGGGAGCAACGGCATTTACCGTAATATTACGCGCGCCCAGCTCACGGGCAAAAGCTTTGGTTAAGGCGATTACTCCCGCTTTGGACGAAGCGTAATTGGCCTGCCCGGCCGTACCCAGTATGCCGCTAACCGAGGCGATGTTAATTATTCTGCCGCTACGTTTTTTCATCATCACTTTGGCCGCCGCCTGCGAGCACAAAAACGTTCCCTTCAAATTGATGTTCAATACAGAATCCCACTCGGCTTCGCTCATGCGAATAGCCAGGTTGTCGCGCGTAATGCCGGCATTGTTAACCAGCACGTCCACCTGCCCAAAGGCCTCAACGGTTTGCTTAATCAGGTTTCCCGCGTCTTCGGCTTTAGAAACATCCGCCACCACCGCCAGCGATTTTACGCCGAGCTTTTCAATTTCCTGGGCGGTTTCTTTTGCCGCGTCTTTTAGAATATCCGAAATCACCACATGGTAACCCTCGCGCGCCAATTTAAGGGCAATGGCTTTCCCGATTCCACGAGCAGAGCCGGTTACGATTGCTACTTTTCCTTCGTTCATCCTTCTTCCCCCACTCTATTTACGTTTTCAACAGTCCCGATGGGTTGACAGGGAACCTGTCGATTAATTCGTTTTAATAGTCCACACAAAACTTTGCCGGGCCCGATTTCGTAAAACGCGGCAAAACCATCGGCAATCATATTTTCCATGCTCTTTTGCCACAAAACCGGGCTGGTTAGTTGTTTAAACAGTAAATGACGGATCTCATCTCTGGCCGTAACAGGCCCGCCCGTCACATTAGAATAAACCGGCACGCGGGCGTCTTTGAATTCTGTTTTTTCCAGCGCTTCCTGTAAGCCGGCGCGTGCATCGTCCATTAGCGGGCTGTGAAAGGCTCCGGATACTACTAATTCCAGCGCCTTTTTAGCGCCCATCTCTCTGGCCACGTCCAACGCCTGGCGAATGACCTCAACCTGGCCGGAAATAGCGATCTGTCCCGGTGAATTAAAATTGGCCGGTTGAATAATGCCTTTGTCCGAAAGTTTTTCGCACAACTCATAAACCTGCTCTGCGGAAAGGCCAATTAAAGCGGCCATGGTACCGGGGTTTTTATTACCCGATTCATGCATTAACTGGCCGCGTTTTTGCACCAGACGCAAACCGTCCTCAAAGGTCAGACTGCCGGCGGCCACCAGCGCGCTGTACTCGCCCAGACTGTGTCCGGCCACACCATCGGGCTTCAGCCCCTTTTCTTCAAGCAGGGTGTTCACAGCCATGCTGTGGACAAAAATAGCCGGTTGCGTAATATACGTCTGTTTAAGTTCTTCTTCCGGTCCTTCGAAGCAAACTTTTTTCAGATCAAAATTTAAAATTTCATTAGCCTGATCAAAAATCCTGCGGGCAGACTCAAAGTGTTCGTAAAGGTCTTTGCCCATTCCCACAAACTGCGATGCCTGTCCCGGAAAGATGAATGCTTTTTTCATGAATCTATCTCCATCACTATCTATTCAGAGATCGGCTTTTCAGGTTTTGGAATTCCCCAGCGCAATAGAGTAGAAGCCCAGGTAAAACCGCCGCCAAAAGTTGCAAATACGACCAGGTCGCCCACATCGAGTTTTCCTTGCAGGTAAGCTTCCGAGAGCGCCAGAGGAATGGTCGCTGCGGTTGTATTTCCATATTTATCAATATTAATCATTACCTTGTCATAATCGATGCCCAACCGTTTAACAGCGGCGTCAATAATCCGCAGATTGGCCTGATGAGGAATAAAGAGGGTAAGGTCTTTGCCGGTAAAGCCGTTTTTTTCCAGAATATGGACTGAAACTTCGGCCATTTTTGTGACGGCAAATTTAAAAACCGTTTTGCCGTCCTGATAGATGTAGTGCCAGTCATTCACCACCGTTTCCAGTGAAGCCGGGAACAGGCTGCCGCCAGCCTTCATTTTAAGGTAATCTGCGCCGCTGCCATCGGAAAAGAGCATAAAATCGATGATGCCTTTGTCTTCATCTTCGGTTGGCTCCAGCAAAACCGCCGCGGCTGCGTCGCCAAACAACACGCACGTATTCCGATCGCGGTAGTTGGTAATGGCGCTCATCTTATCGCCGCCCACCACCACAATCTTTTTGTGCGTGCCAGCCATAATATACTGGGCGCCGACAGACAATGCATAAATAAAACCCGAACAGGCGGCGGCCACATCAAACGACCAGGCGTTTTTGGCGCCGACCTTTTCCTGAACCAGATTGCCGGTACTGGGAAAGAACATATCCGGCGTCACGGTGGCAACTACAATTCCTTCAATTTCCAGAGGGTCAATGCCCCTGTTTTCACATAATTTTTTTACCGCTTCGGCAGCCATATCCGAGGTTGCCTTTCCGGGCTCCAGGATGCGCCGCTCACGGATGCCGGTACGCGATCGAATCCATTCATCGGAAGTATCCACCATTTTTTCCAGATCAAAATTGGTAAGCACCTTTTCCGGCACGTAATGCGCTACTGCACTAATGTAAGCCTTAGGCATTGTTCAACTCCTTTTCCCTCAACTTTTCTGCAATTCGTTTATTAACCTGATGACTACTCATTTCATGCGCTACACGCAAAGCGTTTTTAATGGCCCTTGCCGTTGAGTTTCCATGGCAAATTATCGAAATTCCATCCACACCTAACAGGGGCACGCCGCCGTATTCCTGATAATCATAACTGCGCTTGAGCTCGCTAAAGGCCGGTTTAACTAAAAGCGCCCCCAAATTGGTAAATAGATTGGCTCCGATATTCCGCTTAATCGCTTTGACAATTACGCCCATCACACTCTCGGCCATCTTAAGTAGCGCATTCCCTACAAAGCCATCGCACACAATGATATCGGTTTTTCCTTTTAAAATATCTCGTCCCTCAACGTTTCCGTAAAAATTTGGTAAATTTTCTTTAAACAATTGGTGCGCCGCCAGGGTTAAGGCGTTTCCCTTTTTTTCTTCCTCGCCAATACTCAGCAAACCGATTTTCAAATCTTTTTGCTGAAATACTTCGCCGACAAAAATACTTGCCATTAAAGCAAATTGCAAGAGGTGAATCGGTTTAGAATCAACATTTGCTCCCACGTCAATCAAAAAGACCATCCCCTTTTCGCTGGGCAAAAACGACCCTATGGCCGGGCGCTTAACTCCGGGGATTCGTTTTAGAGTCAACAATGAGCCTGCCATTTGCGCACCAGTATGCCCGGCGCTGACAAAGGCATCGGCCTGGCCGCTGGCATGCAATTTGAGCCCCACGACCATTGAAGCGTTTGTCTTCTTTTTGAATGCTTCGGTAGGGGATTCATTCATGCCGATATTGTCTGGCGCGTGAACAATGCTAAATCGCTTATGGTATTTCTCAGGAATGTGCTTCAGACGTTCTTTAATTAAATCCTGATCACCCACCAGAACAATATGGTCGTCTTTGGGAGCTTCTTTCAAATATAAATAAGCCCCATCAACCGTTGCTCGGGGCCCAAGATCACCCCCCATAACATCCAGGGCGATGCGCATTACGAATTCCTTCGCAAAAGACGATTAAACCGATTTGGGAATATAGACGTTTTTACCCCGGTAATATCCGCAACTTGGGCAGGCACGATGGGGCAGCTTTTTTTCGCCGCAATGATCACAGGTAACCAAAGAATTAGCGCGTAAACTTGCCATCCATTGAGCTCTGCGTTTATCTCTCAAATTACGTGATACTTTCCGTTTTGGATTTGCCATTTTCCTCTCCTATTTTAATAACTTTCTCAGTTCATCCCAACGTGGATCGATCGGTCGTTCTCCACAGCGGCACTCTTCATGATTCAAATGCGCGCCACAATTCGGGCAAATTCCTTTACACTCTTCCTTACACAACATTTTTAGCGGATGGTTCAATAACATCATCTCAGAGATCACAGGATTAATATCGATCTCAATGGCATCCGCCGCAATGCGAATAATCTCTTCGTCTAACAATTCACCTGCGCCCTGGTGATACTGTTGTTCGATCCTGGCCGTGAAGCGCACATCGAACTCATCCAGGCAACGATCGCAGGTATAATGCGCTCTGGTCAATAATTCGATGCGCACGCGAACATCTTTCTTGATCTTTTCCGCATGCACATGCACCGTGGCCTGATTCGGATAATACTCCCGAATCAAAGGCGAAATAAATTCCAGACTTATCTCGTCATCCATCTCAATTGGATGAACATCAATGTCCTGTATGTTT
This sequence is a window from Caldithrix abyssi DSM 13497. Protein-coding genes within it:
- the plsX gene encoding phosphate acyltransferase PlsX, with protein sequence MRIALDVMGGDLGPRATVDGAYLYLKEAPKDDHIVLVGDQDLIKERLKHIPEKYHKRFSIVHAPDNIGMNESPTEAFKKKTNASMVVGLKLHASGQADAFVSAGHTGAQMAGSLLTLKRIPGVKRPAIGSFLPSEKGMVFLIDVGANVDSKPIHLLQFALMASIFVGEVFQQKDLKIGLLSIGEEEKKGNALTLAAHQLFKENLPNFYGNVEGRDILKGKTDIIVCDGFVGNALLKMAESVMGVIVKAIKRNIGANLFTNLGALLVKPAFSELKRSYDYQEYGGVPLLGVDGISIICHGNSTARAIKNALRVAHEMSSHQVNKRIAEKLREKELNNA
- the rpmF gene encoding 50S ribosomal protein L32, encoding MANPKRKVSRNLRDKRRAQWMASLRANSLVTCDHCGEKKLPHRACPSCGYYRGKNVYIPKSV
- a CDS encoding acyl carrier protein codes for the protein MDIEATVKEIIVEQLGVDESQVTPEASFIDDLGADSLDTVELVMAFEDKFGISIPEDEAEKMRTVGDAIEHLKQKLAEKE
- a CDS encoding YceD family protein — its product is MKINIQDIDVHPIEMDDEISLEFISPLIREYYPNQATVHVHAEKIKKDVRVRIELLTRAHYTCDRCLDEFDVRFTARIEQQYHQGAGELLDEEIIRIAADAIEIDINPVISEMMLLNHPLKMLCKEECKGICPNCGAHLNHEECRCGERPIDPRWDELRKLLK
- a CDS encoding beta-ketoacyl-ACP synthase III — its product is MPKAYISAVAHYVPEKVLTNFDLEKMVDTSDEWIRSRTGIRERRILEPGKATSDMAAEAVKKLCENRGIDPLEIEGIVVATVTPDMFFPSTGNLVQEKVGAKNAWSFDVAAACSGFIYALSVGAQYIMAGTHKKIVVVGGDKMSAITNYRDRNTCVLFGDAAAAVLLEPTEDEDKGIIDFMLFSDGSGADYLKMKAGGSLFPASLETVVNDWHYIYQDGKTVFKFAVTKMAEVSVHILEKNGFTGKDLTLFIPHQANLRIIDAAVKRLGIDYDKVMINIDKYGNTTAATIPLALSEAYLQGKLDVGDLVVFATFGGGFTWASTLLRWGIPKPEKPISE
- the fabD gene encoding ACP S-malonyltransferase; its protein translation is MKKAFIFPGQASQFVGMGKDLYEHFESARRIFDQANEILNFDLKKVCFEGPEEELKQTYITQPAIFVHSMAVNTLLEEKGLKPDGVAGHSLGEYSALVAAGSLTFEDGLRLVQKRGQLMHESGNKNPGTMAALIGLSAEQVYELCEKLSDKGIIQPANFNSPGQIAISGQVEVIRQALDVAREMGAKKALELVVSGAFHSPLMDDARAGLQEALEKTEFKDARVPVYSNVTGGPVTARDEIRHLLFKQLTSPVLWQKSMENMIADGFAAFYEIGPGKVLCGLLKRINRQVPCQPIGTVENVNRVGEEG
- the fabG gene encoding 3-oxoacyl-[acyl-carrier-protein] reductase, whose product is MNEGKVAIVTGSARGIGKAIALKLAREGYHVVISDILKDAAKETAQEIEKLGVKSLAVVADVSKAEDAGNLIKQTVEAFGQVDVLVNNAGITRDNLAIRMSEAEWDSVLNINLKGTFLCSQAAAKVMMKKRSGRIINIASVSGILGTAGQANYASSKAGVIALTKAFARELGARNITVNAVAPGYIATEMTEKLPENVKEEYLKQIPLKRAGTPEDVANVVAFLASDAASYVTGTTLIVSGGLVM